The DNA sequence ACCAATATTTGGTCGATGTTGGCTATGGCCCTCGTGTCCCTGATGCCGACCAGGTGATACACCCTGTAGCCAACTTCGCCGGCTCCCTCCAGCTTTACCTTGTAGGTTCCGTCGGGGGAGGGGACGAATTTGCTCCCGTAAACCCTGGTGATGCGGTCCGTTTCGGCGACGTACTCGGATTCGTGCATGTCCAAGATGCCGCCGGGCACTCCCTGTACGAAGGGGTTCGTCCTCTCGTACATCGAGTGGGCCGCCACGCTGTGGGGCGTTGCCCGCTGTGCCGGATGCATCGGCTCTATCGAAAAGTATTCCTTGGTGACCGTCGCGATGATGGATTCCTTCACCATCTGGGGCCAGCAGACCAGCGATGCGCATTCGGCAGCCTTGCCCATATGCAGGCTGATACCCTTGGGAAAGCCCTTATAGATGGGGTAGGCAGCCAAGACAGCGTCGTCGCAGGCCCTGCCCGCTAAAATTACGTCTGCGCCTTCTTCCAGGGCATGTACGATCTGCTCTATGCCCATGGATGCCGTTACGTTTGTCGTCTCGTTTAAGACTTCTTCGGTGAGTTCGTAGGGAGCTTCGAGAGGTTCGATATCCTTGAGCCTTCTTTGCAGCTCCTCCTTGCTGACCTGAGAGTATATCAAGGCCATTTTAAAGGGCTCCAGCTTGTGTTTTTTGGCAAGCCTTCTGATGATATCCGCATATCTGTCCACTGCGCTGTCTGTGCCCGTAGTGCTGCAGGAGCCTACTATCATGGGGACGTTTCTTTTTCTGCTTTCTACCAGGAGGAGTTCGAGGTCGTGTTCCTCCCATTCGATTGGGTTGTGGGGCATGTCGGCGCCCAAAAAGGTGGGACCTGCATCGGCAGTGCCGGCATCTGCGGCGAAACAATCGATCTGACGTTTCACGCCTTCGTAAAAGGATCCCTCCTCGATTATGTTATCGCCCAAATTTCCCGTTGACACCAATAAAGAAATCTTTTCCAATTCGATCCCTCCGATCGTGATGCCCTTTGCATCATAATAACGGATATACATTTCCATTTCATGATGAGCTTATCACGCTCATATCGTTAAGTCAATATACAAAGTTATACCAGATATATATAGATTTTTTGACGTAACATAGATGCACCTGCAGCATATATTCAGTTGTATTAACGGTTTAGTATGTATTATCCAGCCGTTATTGAAAGGGATTTTGAGCCTATATACATGGTGGGGTTCCTGTATTCCATGCAAAGATCAATTAAAAAATTGTCATATCCTTCATGCAAAATCATCATTGAAAATCAGGTTATTCTGCTATTGACAAAAAAAATATTAGTGCTATTTTTAGCTTAGTCA is a window from the Acetomicrobium flavidum genome containing:
- a CDS encoding acyclic terpene utilization AtuA family protein; this encodes MEKISLLVSTGNLGDNIIEEGSFYEGVKRQIDCFAADAGTADAGPTFLGADMPHNPIEWEEHDLELLLVESRKRNVPMIVGSCSTTGTDSAVDRYADIIRRLAKKHKLEPFKMALIYSQVSKEELQRRLKDIEPLEAPYELTEEVLNETTNVTASMGIEQIVHALEEGADVILAGRACDDAVLAAYPIYKGFPKGISLHMGKAAECASLVCWPQMVKESIIATVTKEYFSIEPMHPAQRATPHSVAAHSMYERTNPFVQGVPGGILDMHESEYVAETDRITRVYGSKFVPSPDGTYKVKLEGAGEVGYRVYHLVGIRDTRAIANIDQILVDTRKKVSQIIGPHRDGDYELFFHVYGKNAIMKDFEPQERITSHELAVVIEAISKDQELATSVAKCAKFRFFYMSYPGQMNSSGGSVALLTDEPLYPKNKCYKWTVDHLLRLDDPLDDKIFRFSFETVRGR